One genomic window of Borreliella garinii includes the following:
- the rsmH gene encoding 16S rRNA (cytosine(1402)-N(4))-methyltransferase RsmH, whose product MNNNVFHFPVLLDAICKLIEDLPVKSDLIYIDSTLGEGAHAKAILEKYDFLSLIGIERDPQILERAKQFLLVFKERITYFNDWFDNFFVNYPLNVKANFILVDLGISMFHYKGSKKGFSFLEDEPLDMRLCSSSCSISAAEIVNTFSKYDLESLIYNLSNEHYSRRISKAIVEYRKIKKIETTKELQAVINKVYPFSKAKINPATKTFQALRIYVNDELARLKRSLPLWIENLAKDGILAIITFHSIEDRIVKDFFRSLSCDLYAKISKKPIIPSFDEIKKNKPSRSAKLRALKKI is encoded by the coding sequence ATGAATAATAATGTTTTTCATTTTCCAGTACTTCTTGATGCAATTTGTAAGCTTATAGAAGATTTGCCTGTAAAAAGCGATTTAATATATATTGATTCTACTCTTGGAGAAGGTGCTCATGCAAAAGCGATTCTTGAAAAATATGACTTTTTAAGTTTGATTGGAATTGAAAGAGATCCTCAAATTTTAGAAAGAGCAAAGCAGTTTCTTCTTGTTTTTAAAGAGAGAATTACATATTTTAATGACTGGTTTGATAATTTTTTCGTCAATTATCCTTTAAATGTCAAAGCTAATTTTATTTTAGTTGATCTTGGTATTTCTATGTTTCATTACAAAGGCAGTAAAAAAGGATTTTCTTTTCTTGAAGATGAACCTTTGGATATGAGACTTTGTTCTTCTTCTTGTAGTATTAGTGCGGCTGAGATTGTAAATACTTTTAGTAAATATGATCTTGAAAGTTTAATTTATAATTTAAGTAATGAGCATTATTCTAGAAGAATCTCTAAAGCTATTGTAGAATATCGAAAAATTAAAAAAATAGAAACTACAAAAGAGTTGCAAGCTGTAATAAATAAAGTTTATCCTTTCTCAAAAGCTAAAATAAATCCAGCTACAAAAACTTTTCAAGCTTTAAGAATTTATGTAAATGATGAGCTTGCTAGGCTTAAAAGAAGCTTGCCTTTGTGGATAGAAAATTTAGCCAAAGATGGAATTTTAGCTATTATCACATTTCATTCAATAGAGGATCGTATTGTAAAAGATTTTTTTAGAAGTTTAAGCTGTGATTTGTATGCTAAGATTTCAAAAAAGCCCATTATTCCAAGTTTTGATGAGATTAAAAAAAACAAACCTTCAAGGAGTGCTAAGCTTAGAGCTTTAAAAAAAATATGA